A section of the Petrimonas sulfuriphila genome encodes:
- a CDS encoding oligosaccharide repeat unit polymerase has product MNRIYILLFSLLLPILMYTIPDKGNDPTLRVFVSSLAIQIICIIFIFKEKYIPYSLNKTLYLFIFFFFGIAPYLQFQSGATFFGARAIKENEYFLMNVLILFIIFIYQGCYWMFSKKKKSALKIRFIKRFEIPDKLNKIRVFLLLALALLSFFMIFQANNFSLLSMLFRGGEFKESTVGSKTSALIIFRVFQPLSMMSLLFYILTKSKNIFVLSIMFLLTLITCFPLGMARFSAAALYLPLLLIVVPWFKKSNFFSITFIMGLLIVFPFLNNFRHFSKDQQIHFGFDFEMFNEGHFDCYQNFTLVTMENIVTYGRQFVGVLLFWVPRSVWPNKPIGSGAFLADEMGFYFSNVSCSYFAEGYINFGFFGIILFTVFMSYITARFDKYYWEIVLHQNNNYFKVIYFLLIGILFFILRGDLMSSFAFTVGFLISILLVHMTARTKIKIR; this is encoded by the coding sequence ATGAACAGGATATATATATTGTTATTTTCTCTTTTACTGCCAATATTGATGTATACGATTCCGGATAAGGGAAACGATCCTACTTTAAGGGTGTTCGTTTCAAGCCTGGCCATCCAGATCATCTGTATCATATTTATATTTAAAGAGAAATACATACCTTATTCATTAAACAAAACCTTATATCTTTTCATTTTTTTCTTTTTCGGGATTGCTCCTTACCTTCAGTTTCAATCAGGAGCCACCTTTTTTGGAGCCAGAGCGATAAAGGAGAACGAGTACTTTTTGATGAATGTACTTATTCTTTTCATTATCTTTATCTATCAAGGGTGCTATTGGATGTTTTCCAAAAAGAAAAAAAGCGCATTAAAGATCAGGTTCATCAAAAGATTTGAGATTCCCGACAAGTTAAATAAAATACGGGTGTTTTTGCTACTCGCCCTTGCTTTACTCTCTTTTTTTATGATATTTCAGGCAAACAATTTCAGCTTGCTGAGTATGTTATTCAGGGGAGGAGAATTTAAAGAATCTACCGTTGGGAGTAAAACGAGTGCTTTAATTATTTTCCGTGTATTCCAACCTCTCTCCATGATGAGTCTGTTGTTTTATATCCTTACAAAATCAAAGAATATCTTCGTACTGTCAATCATGTTCCTGTTGACATTGATTACCTGCTTCCCACTCGGTATGGCTCGATTTTCGGCTGCAGCACTCTATTTGCCCCTCTTGTTAATTGTTGTACCGTGGTTCAAAAAAAGCAACTTTTTCTCAATCACATTTATCATGGGCTTATTGATTGTTTTCCCTTTTCTGAATAATTTCAGGCATTTTTCAAAAGACCAGCAGATCCATTTCGGATTCGATTTCGAAATGTTTAACGAGGGACACTTCGATTGTTACCAGAACTTCACACTAGTGACCATGGAGAATATTGTAACTTATGGAAGACAATTTGTGGGAGTTTTGTTGTTTTGGGTTCCGCGAAGCGTCTGGCCTAATAAACCAATAGGTTCGGGAGCGTTTTTGGCTGATGAAATGGGATTCTATTTTTCAAATGTCTCATGCAGTTATTTTGCAGAAGGGTATATCAATTTCGGATTTTTTGGAATTATTCTGTTTACCGTTTTTATGTCATATATTACAGCCCGTTTTGACAAATATTATTGGGAAATTGTCTTACATCAAAATAACAATTATTTTAAGGTTATTTACTTCCTGTTGATTGGGATATTGTTCTTTATATTAAGGGGAGATTTGATGAGTTCATTTGCTTTTACAGTAGGTTTTCTGATCTCGATTCTTTTAGTACATATGACCGCTAGAACAAAAATAAAGATTCGATAA
- a CDS encoding calcineurin-like phosphoesterase C-terminal domain-containing protein produces MRKFTYLYLHILLVVIIFNGCLQDIPSTHPDGPTHFIYGKVINTDTGTPIPDAVISDGFTTVSTDTKGEYRFISHSGVTHVFISVPAEYEIPMVDGMPQLFETIDSFKDSVQVNFSLKPLINDDEKEFTLIAVADPQVRTANHLVRLNDETIPDIKNTLENHNNVYGLTLGDVAFDYLSMFSDIKQSFISTNIPFFHTIGNHDFSAIVYEPAEASQDFVSHFGPLNYSFNRGEAHIVVMNNVFNYGVTSYNWGFSEEQINWLKSDLNHVSKEKMVIVCVHIPVLPTTKMERKSQFLAALNSFNEVHILSGHWHSNENIIHSDMNLYEHITGAASGNVWNSTVNKCGAPNGYAVYEISGNQMKNWYYKSVNYDKEHQIRLIEPYSFGDTEGYVIANVWNADDNWKVELFEDGINTGQMEQFRAVAPEVYALDKSSMKTDHLFRLKPTNKDAVFSIKATDPFGNIYQQTISFKSLNELKKY; encoded by the coding sequence ATGCGTAAATTTACATACTTATATTTACATATATTATTGGTTGTCATAATATTTAACGGATGCCTTCAGGATATTCCTAGCACACACCCTGATGGGCCTACTCACTTCATTTATGGTAAAGTTATTAATACAGATACAGGAACACCAATACCAGATGCAGTTATAAGTGATGGTTTCACGACTGTTTCAACCGATACAAAAGGTGAATATCGTTTTATTTCTCACTCGGGGGTTACGCACGTTTTCATTTCTGTACCTGCAGAATATGAGATACCAATGGTGGACGGAATGCCTCAATTATTTGAAACAATTGACTCATTTAAAGATTCTGTTCAGGTTAATTTTAGTCTTAAGCCATTAATAAATGACGATGAAAAAGAATTTACTCTTATCGCTGTTGCTGATCCTCAGGTACGAACTGCAAATCATTTAGTTAGATTAAATGACGAAACAATTCCTGACATTAAAAATACACTAGAAAATCATAATAACGTATACGGTCTTACATTGGGAGATGTTGCCTTCGATTATCTAAGCATGTTTAGTGATATTAAACAATCTTTCATATCTACTAATATCCCATTTTTTCATACAATAGGTAATCACGACTTTTCTGCTATTGTATATGAGCCTGCAGAGGCTTCACAAGACTTTGTATCTCATTTTGGCCCTTTAAATTATTCTTTCAATAGGGGAGAAGCCCACATCGTTGTAATGAATAACGTTTTTAACTATGGGGTTACTTCTTATAATTGGGGTTTTTCGGAAGAACAAATAAACTGGTTAAAATCAGACTTAAATCATGTATCTAAAGAGAAAATGGTGATTGTATGTGTCCATATCCCGGTATTACCCACCACGAAAATGGAACGAAAATCTCAATTTTTGGCGGCACTCAATTCTTTTAACGAAGTGCATATTCTCTCCGGACATTGGCATTCCAATGAAAATATTATTCATTCTGATATGAATCTTTATGAACATATAACCGGTGCTGCAAGTGGTAATGTGTGGAATAGTACAGTGAATAAATGCGGTGCCCCAAACGGATATGCTGTTTATGAAATCAGTGGGAACCAAATGAAAAACTGGTATTATAAATCTGTTAACTATGATAAAGAGCATCAGATTAGATTGATAGAGCCATATTCTTTTGGTGATACAGAAGGTTACGTTATAGCCAATGTTTGGAATGCGGATGATAACTGGAAAGTGGAACTTTTTGAAGATGGCATCAATACTGGACAAATGGAGCAGTTCAGAGCAGTCGCACCGGAAGTGTATGCTCTGGATAAATCAAGTATGAAGACGGACCATCTTTTTCGATTAAAACCCACAAATAAAGATGCGGTTTTCTCAATCAAAGCTACTGATCCATTTGGAAATATTTATCAACAAACTATATCTTTTAAAAGTCTCAACGAATTAAAAAAATACTGA
- a CDS encoding Stealth CR1 domain-containing protein, producing MDFVITWVDDSDPEWKAQFNNYRKQTINDNRDVRFRSWDNFHFWFRGVEKFAPWVDKVHFVTWGHIPQWLNINHPKLNIVKHTDFIPKEYLPTFNTRTIELNLHRIEGLCDEYVLFNDDVFLIDKVDESTFFVKGKPCDMPILKPFDISVYSKTILNDLIVINKHFDKRMAFKKQPCNWINLSYGKFIISNLFFNFFFRSHHLSFKNFHLALPSKKETLMILWELEFEVMHNSSKKKFRDYDTVNNYVQRYWDLASNNFHPTNITKIGSHFDLDDDNVKDVAKFIKSQKKPIVCVNDGDNLEKFEVTKNEIINAFGKLFSEKSNFEL from the coding sequence ATGGATTTTGTAATAACATGGGTAGATGATAGTGACCCAGAATGGAAAGCACAATTTAATAATTATAGAAAGCAAACTATAAATGACAATCGAGATGTACGTTTTCGTAGTTGGGACAATTTTCATTTTTGGTTTAGAGGTGTTGAGAAATTTGCTCCATGGGTAGATAAAGTTCACTTTGTAACCTGGGGACATATTCCCCAATGGTTGAATATAAATCACCCTAAGCTGAATATAGTTAAGCATACTGACTTTATTCCCAAAGAGTATTTACCAACTTTTAATACCCGAACAATTGAATTAAATTTGCATAGAATTGAGGGGCTTTGTGATGAATATGTACTCTTTAATGATGATGTTTTTTTAATTGACAAAGTTGATGAAAGCACTTTTTTTGTAAAAGGCAAACCTTGTGATATGCCAATTCTTAAGCCATTTGATATATCAGTATATTCAAAAACAATTCTTAATGACTTAATTGTGATAAATAAGCATTTCGATAAAAGAATGGCTTTTAAAAAACAACCTTGTAATTGGATTAATCTCAGTTATGGAAAGTTTATCATTTCTAATTTATTTTTCAATTTTTTTTTTAGATCACATCATTTATCATTCAAAAATTTTCATTTAGCATTACCTTCAAAAAAAGAAACACTTATGATCCTTTGGGAGTTAGAGTTCGAAGTGATGCATAATAGCTCCAAAAAAAAATTTAGGGATTACGATACTGTCAATAACTATGTACAACGCTACTGGGATCTTGCATCAAACAACTTTCACCCCACAAATATCACAAAGATTGGCAGTCATTTTGATTTAGATGATGATAATGTAAAAGATGTGGCAAAATTCATTAAAAGTCAAAAGAAGCCTATTGTTTGTGTTAATGATGGTGACAATTTAGAAAAATTTGAGGTCACTAAGAATGAAATTATTAATGCTTTTGGAAAACTTTTTTCAGAAAAATCTAATTTCGAATTATGA
- a CDS encoding IS3 family transposase, protein MIYLFIKEYNSKQWTVEVMCKVLKVPRSSYYRWLKDPEGQRRRKYMELDEKIRDAYFAAKGRNGSPRLAKDLQVSGTPVSRTTVACHMREMGLRSKLSRRFKVTTDASHNYKVAPNLLNRRFNQNEPVKACVSDLTYIPCKDGFLYLTCVLDLFDRKLIGWSISDHMNASHTVVPAIRMANRNRPFAEGMIFHSDRGIQYACKQTVNLLKSLKLEQSMSGKGNCWDNAVAESFFKTFKSELVYGTKLKTREQMHLQVFEYIESWYNHKRRFSALGNLTIYEFWNQYNLKKESIKSVA, encoded by the coding sequence TTGATCTATCTCTTTATAAAGGAATATAACTCGAAACAATGGACGGTCGAGGTGATGTGTAAAGTACTGAAAGTCCCCAGGAGCAGTTATTACCGCTGGCTTAAAGATCCGGAGGGCCAACGCAGGCGCAAATATATGGAGCTGGATGAAAAGATCAGAGATGCCTATTTTGCTGCCAAAGGACGCAATGGAAGCCCCAGGCTGGCGAAGGATTTGCAGGTATCCGGAACTCCCGTCTCGAGAACCACCGTAGCATGCCATATGAGGGAAATGGGCTTGCGCAGCAAACTCTCGAGACGATTCAAAGTGACGACGGATGCCTCTCACAACTATAAGGTAGCTCCAAATCTGCTGAATCGCAGGTTTAATCAGAATGAGCCTGTGAAAGCATGTGTCTCTGACCTGACCTATATTCCGTGTAAGGATGGGTTTCTTTATCTGACCTGTGTGCTGGATCTTTTTGATCGCAAACTGATCGGGTGGTCCATAAGCGATCATATGAATGCCTCCCATACCGTAGTCCCGGCCATAAGGATGGCCAATAGGAACAGACCTTTTGCAGAAGGAATGATATTCCATTCTGACCGGGGTATCCAGTATGCCTGCAAACAGACTGTCAACCTTTTGAAATCCTTGAAGCTGGAACAAAGTATGAGTGGAAAGGGAAATTGTTGGGATAATGCTGTGGCTGAAAGCTTTTTCAAAACTTTCAAATCTGAATTGGTCTATGGTACCAAACTCAAAACAAGAGAGCAAATGCACTTGCAGGTATTTGAATATATTGAATCCTGGTATAATCATAAAAGGAGATTCTCAGCATTGGGTAACTTAACCATTTATGAATTCTGGAATCAGTATAATCTTAAAAAAGAATCAATTAAAAGTGTCGCTTAA
- a CDS encoding transposase encodes MRKQRTHFDKAFKENAVKLSLERKNVSELAQELGIAPFLLYRWRKEFQQKGDASFPGHGVQSLSEDTKRIAELEKRLGEAETERDILKKALSIISKRDR; translated from the coding sequence ATGAGAAAACAAAGAACACATTTTGACAAGGCATTCAAAGAGAATGCGGTCAAACTCAGTTTAGAACGCAAGAATGTTTCCGAGCTTGCACAGGAATTGGGTATTGCCCCCTTTCTTCTATATCGTTGGCGGAAAGAGTTCCAGCAGAAAGGGGATGCCAGTTTTCCCGGACACGGAGTCCAGTCATTAAGTGAGGACACCAAAAGGATTGCTGAACTGGAAAAACGTCTGGGTGAAGCTGAAACGGAGCGGGACATATTAAAAAAAGCTTTGAGCATCATCTCCAAGAGAGATCGTTGA
- a CDS encoding NAD/NADP octopine/nopaline dehydrogenase family protein: protein MKIAIVGSGNAGCAHAFKLAERGHLVNLIKTSHTLHESNFDKIVEHKGIYGIDNTESGKKSFQKLNLITRDIKEGLRSVELILVLIQSLHHEKAAKLIAPYIDKETTKIILCVPGNLGSLFFRKELDGVDIILAEGESTPFDARIIEPGVVNILFKNARNAVAFLPNSRKEEGMKYVSKLVDTYGDYRTNIIESALHNPNLIVHTVGVIMSANRIERMKGEFWMYREAFTPSIWNLIRQLDKEKNNVILKFGGKAISYLDACKYRNEKDLNQDSLKVFKSYAENGGPKGPDNLETRFLHEDVVVGLGLLSMLGTEANISTPVTDSLITIASYLVNKDFHSLKRTKEDFGLINHNFQDIYNLINN, encoded by the coding sequence ATGAAAATAGCAATTGTTGGATCAGGAAATGCTGGTTGTGCACATGCATTTAAATTAGCAGAAAGAGGACACCTAGTAAATCTTATAAAAACATCGCATACTTTGCATGAAAGTAATTTTGATAAGATTGTTGAGCATAAAGGTATATACGGTATAGACAATACTGAAAGTGGAAAGAAGTCATTTCAGAAATTAAATTTAATTACAAGAGATATCAAGGAAGGATTGAGAAGTGTTGAGCTTATTCTTGTTTTAATACAAAGCCTTCATCATGAGAAGGCAGCAAAACTAATTGCACCTTATATTGATAAAGAGACTACAAAAATCATACTTTGTGTTCCAGGCAACCTTGGTTCTTTGTTTTTCAGAAAAGAACTAGATGGTGTAGATATTATTTTAGCTGAAGGTGAATCAACTCCTTTTGATGCTCGTATTATAGAGCCAGGTGTAGTTAATATTTTATTTAAAAATGCTAGAAATGCAGTTGCTTTTTTACCTAATTCTAGAAAAGAAGAAGGTATGAAGTATGTCTCAAAGCTTGTAGATACTTATGGAGATTATAGAACAAATATAATTGAGTCAGCATTGCATAATCCAAATTTAATTGTGCATACAGTGGGAGTCATAATGTCTGCAAATCGCATAGAGAGAATGAAAGGAGAGTTTTGGATGTACAGAGAAGCTTTCACTCCATCTATATGGAATCTAATACGCCAACTAGATAAAGAAAAAAATAATGTGATTCTAAAGTTTGGAGGCAAAGCAATTTCTTATCTAGACGCTTGTAAATATAGAAATGAAAAAGACTTAAATCAGGACTCTTTAAAAGTATTTAAATCTTATGCTGAAAATGGAGGTCCTAAAGGTCCAGATAATTTAGAAACTCGTTTTCTACATGAAGATGTTGTTGTTGGTTTGGGTTTGTTGTCAATGTTAGGCACAGAAGCTAATATTTCAACTCCTGTTACAGACTCATTAATTACTATAGCTTCTTATCTTGTGAATAAGGATTTTCATAGTTTAAAAAGAACAAAAGAGGATTTTGGTTTGATAAATCATAACTTTCAAGATATATATAATTTAATAAATAATTAA
- a CDS encoding CapA family protein, which yields MAILNFCENEWSIAEDDSPGANPMDIIDNTNQIKEAKASHDKVIVIVHGGHEYYNLPSPRMQKQYRFYADQGADIVVGHHTHCISGNEIHNGVPIYYSLGNFLFTSKSTIEDWYTGLVLEVNIEKGNLTSKLHPVEQQKETFELSLLIGKKREDILKRISKYNAIIEDEEKLKNEWDNYVDTKYDVYLNYWSPFSFISNRYVRGVLNRLGIKGLNKKGIALALNLMRCEAHVDMSKEVNKKYLKG from the coding sequence ATCGCCATCCTCAACTTTTGCGAAAATGAGTGGTCTATTGCAGAAGATGATTCACCCGGTGCCAATCCGATGGATATCATCGATAACACGAATCAGATAAAAGAAGCTAAAGCATCTCACGATAAAGTGATTGTGATAGTCCACGGTGGTCATGAATATTATAATCTACCCAGCCCTCGTATGCAAAAGCAGTATCGATTCTATGCAGATCAAGGTGCTGATATTGTAGTTGGACATCACACGCATTGCATTAGTGGTAATGAAATTCATAATGGAGTGCCTATATATTATAGTTTGGGTAATTTTCTTTTTACAAGTAAAAGTACTATAGAAGATTGGTACACAGGTTTGGTATTAGAGGTTAATATAGAGAAAGGAAATTTGACATCGAAACTTCATCCTGTAGAGCAACAAAAAGAAACGTTTGAGCTAAGCTTACTAATTGGAAAAAAGAGAGAAGATATATTAAAGCGAATTTCAAAGTATAACGCTATCATTGAAGATGAAGAGAAGTTGAAAAATGAATGGGATAATTACGTAGATACCAAATATGATGTGTATCTTAACTATTGGTCTCCATTTTCATTTATTTCCAATCGCTATGTGAGAGGAGTATTGAATAGGTTAGGCATAAAAGGATTAAATAAAAAAGGAATTGCGCTTGCACTTAATTTAATGAGGTGTGAGGCGCATGTGGATATGTCGAAGGAAGTAAATAAAAAATATTTAAAGGGATGA
- a CDS encoding flippase, with the protein MFNIKKYFNRIKKSKDGRTLAANFGYLSLLQIAGYIFPLITMPYLARVIGVEGFGKIAFASAVVVWFQTVADWGFNYTATRDVAKNRDDKEKVSEIFSNVLWARCLLMILSFLLLVLVISIVSTFRENYAVILVTFLLVPGHIMFPDWFFQAMERMKYITILNLLSKLFFTILVFVFIKEKNDFILQPLFTSLGFLLSGMIAMYIILSKWKVMLKRPSSKKIFKTIKESTDVFINNIMPNLYNSFSVMLLGFYGGPVSNGLLDAGSKFVNISQQFMTVISRTFFPFLSRRIDKHNSFAILNILIAVIFSCFLFIFAPIVIKLFFSEDFISAITVLRIMSISVLFLSLSSVYGTNYMIIQGFEKQLRNITFFSSLIGFIISFPLIYFFDYIGAAITIVVTRGILGLSITYKAKRINSSNQL; encoded by the coding sequence ATGTTTAATATAAAGAAATACTTCAATCGAATTAAAAAGAGTAAGGACGGCCGAACATTAGCTGCCAACTTTGGTTATCTTTCTCTACTTCAAATTGCAGGTTACATATTCCCTTTAATTACAATGCCATACCTGGCAAGGGTAATTGGTGTTGAAGGGTTTGGAAAAATTGCATTTGCATCAGCTGTTGTAGTATGGTTCCAAACTGTAGCCGATTGGGGATTTAATTACACAGCAACCCGAGATGTAGCCAAGAATAGAGATGATAAAGAAAAAGTATCTGAAATATTCAGCAATGTTTTATGGGCACGATGCCTTTTAATGATTTTATCATTCTTGCTATTGGTGCTAGTCATTTCCATAGTGTCAACTTTTAGAGAAAACTATGCAGTAATATTAGTGACATTTCTTCTTGTTCCCGGACATATAATGTTTCCAGACTGGTTCTTCCAGGCAATGGAAAGAATGAAATATATCACAATACTAAACCTCTTATCTAAATTATTTTTCACAATTTTAGTCTTTGTTTTTATTAAAGAGAAAAATGACTTTATATTGCAGCCTCTATTTACATCTTTGGGATTCTTGCTGTCTGGGATGATTGCAATGTACATTATATTATCTAAATGGAAAGTAATGCTAAAGCGGCCTTCTTCAAAAAAAATATTTAAAACGATTAAAGAGAGTACGGATGTTTTTATAAATAATATAATGCCAAATCTTTACAATAGCTTTTCTGTTATGTTATTGGGGTTTTACGGAGGTCCAGTATCTAATGGGTTATTAGATGCAGGGAGTAAATTTGTAAATATATCTCAACAATTTATGACAGTGATCTCGAGAACATTTTTTCCATTTTTATCAAGGAGAATAGACAAACATAATTCATTTGCAATTCTTAATATACTAATTGCAGTTATCTTTTCATGCTTTCTCTTTATTTTTGCCCCCATTGTTATTAAACTTTTTTTTTCGGAAGATTTTATATCAGCTATTACTGTATTAAGGATTATGTCAATCTCTGTTTTATTTTTATCTCTTAGTAGTGTTTATGGAACTAATTATATGATTATTCAGGGATTTGAAAAACAACTTAGAAATATCACCTTTTTTAGCTCATTAATTGGTTTTATAATTTCATTTCCATTAATATATTTCTTCGATTATATTGGTGCTGCCATTACAATTGTGGTAACAAGAGGAATTCTTGGTTTATCAATAACTTACAAAGCAAAGAGAATCAATAGTTCAAATCAATTATAA
- a CDS encoding nucleotide sugar dehydrogenase — MHKEIKVAVIGLGYVGLPLARLFSTKYKTVGFELSQSRVDELMSGHDSTLEVEDELLQSALANGFSCTTDIEAIRDCNFYVVAVPTPVDRNNNPDLRPLWGASETVGKVIDRGDIVVYESTVYPGVTEDECIPVVERVSGLKYNEEFFAGYSPERINPGDKEHTVEKILKVTSGSTPEIGKIVDEVYASVITAGTHLAPTIKVAEAAKVIENSQRDINIAFVNELAKIFNKMGIDTQDVLEAAGTKWNFLPFKPGLVGGHCIGVDPYYLAQAAQRLGYNPEIILSGRRINDGMGEYVADQVVKLMLKKGIQVLGSNVLVLGFTFKENCPDVRNTKVIDIIKTLEEYNANVIVYDPWANPAIAKHEYGVELHNELPEQHYDAVILAVAHNEFKKLDIAHISNGNSVVYDVKGILGKEVIDGKL; from the coding sequence ATGCACAAAGAAATCAAGGTGGCCGTGATCGGTTTGGGATATGTGGGCCTGCCGCTGGCAAGACTTTTCAGCACAAAGTATAAGACCGTGGGGTTCGAATTGAGCCAGTCGCGTGTGGATGAACTGATGAGCGGACACGACAGCACCCTCGAGGTAGAAGATGAATTGTTGCAGTCTGCTTTGGCAAACGGATTCAGCTGCACCACCGATATCGAAGCGATCCGTGATTGCAACTTCTACGTAGTAGCCGTACCCACCCCGGTGGACAGGAACAACAACCCCGACTTGCGCCCCCTTTGGGGAGCCAGTGAAACCGTGGGCAAGGTAATCGACAGGGGCGATATCGTTGTCTATGAGTCCACCGTCTATCCCGGTGTAACCGAAGATGAGTGCATTCCCGTGGTGGAAAGAGTGAGCGGACTGAAATACAACGAAGAGTTCTTTGCCGGATACAGTCCCGAGCGGATCAATCCCGGTGACAAGGAACACACCGTGGAGAAGATATTGAAAGTCACCTCCGGCAGCACCCCTGAAATTGGTAAGATTGTGGATGAGGTATATGCTTCAGTCATCACCGCCGGCACCCACCTGGCCCCCACCATCAAGGTAGCTGAAGCCGCCAAGGTGATCGAGAACTCGCAGAGGGACATCAACATTGCCTTTGTGAACGAGCTGGCCAAGATATTCAACAAGATGGGCATCGATACACAGGATGTGCTGGAAGCAGCCGGCACCAAGTGGAACTTTCTCCCCTTTAAACCGGGGTTGGTAGGCGGTCACTGTATTGGTGTGGATCCCTACTACCTGGCACAGGCAGCACAGCGATTGGGTTACAATCCGGAGATCATTCTATCCGGACGTCGCATCAATGATGGCATGGGCGAGTATGTGGCCGATCAGGTGGTGAAGCTGATGCTCAAGAAAGGGATTCAGGTACTTGGCTCAAATGTGCTGGTTTTAGGCTTTACCTTCAAGGAAAACTGTCCCGACGTGCGCAATACCAAGGTGATCGACATCATCAAGACGCTGGAAGAGTACAATGCCAATGTAATCGTTTACGATCCCTGGGCTAATCCAGCCATTGCAAAGCATGAGTATGGGGTTGAATTGCACAATGAGCTTCCTGAACAACATTATGATGCGGTTATTCTTGCAGTGGCACACAATGAATTCAAGAAGCTTGATATCGCCCACATTTCCAACGGGAACAGCGTGGTGTATGATGTGAAGGGTATTTTGGGTAAAGAGGTTATTGATGGGAAGTTGTAG
- a CDS encoding SDR family oxidoreductase, producing the protein MNNILVTGGAGFIGSNLTEALLDSGHSVRVLDNFATGKIENLLPLLEKYPDSLTLQVGDIRNMEDCRKATEKIDYVFHEAALGSVPRSIKDPITSNEVNVSGFLNMLIASRDAGVKRFIYAASSSTYGDSKSLPKVEDVIGKPLSPYAITKYVNELYADVFSRTYGIETIGLRYFNVFGRKQDPNGAYAAVIPLFVKKLMNHESPLINGDGEYSRDFTYIDNVIQMNIRAMETTNPEAINTVYNTAYGERTTLNQLVGYLKEYLSELDPAIGQVEILHGPNRAGDIPHSLANIDKARNLLGYNPQFSMKQGLKEAVKWYWNNL; encoded by the coding sequence ATGAATAATATCTTGGTAACCGGTGGAGCCGGTTTTATCGGCTCCAACCTCACGGAAGCACTGTTGGACAGCGGACATTCAGTAAGAGTACTTGATAACTTTGCAACCGGCAAGATTGAAAATCTGCTTCCTCTATTGGAAAAATACCCTGACTCGCTCACACTTCAGGTGGGCGATATCCGCAATATGGAAGATTGCCGGAAAGCCACCGAGAAGATTGACTATGTATTTCACGAGGCAGCACTCGGATCAGTACCCCGTTCAATTAAAGATCCGATCACATCAAACGAAGTCAATGTGTCTGGTTTTCTCAATATGCTTATCGCCAGTCGTGATGCCGGCGTAAAACGTTTTATTTATGCAGCAAGCTCTTCAACATATGGAGATAGCAAATCGCTCCCAAAGGTTGAGGATGTAATAGGCAAACCTTTGTCACCTTACGCAATTACTAAATATGTGAATGAGCTGTATGCCGATGTTTTCTCCAGAACCTACGGTATTGAGACCATCGGGTTGCGCTATTTCAACGTCTTCGGCAGGAAGCAGGACCCCAACGGAGCCTATGCAGCGGTGATACCGTTGTTCGTGAAGAAGTTGATGAACCATGAGTCGCCTTTGATCAATGGGGACGGAGAATACAGTCGCGACTTCACCTATATCGACAATGTGATCCAGATGAACATCCGGGCAATGGAAACCACCAATCCCGAGGCGATTAATACGGTTTATAATACGGCATATGGTGAACGTACCACACTAAATCAATTGGTAGGATATCTGAAAGAATACCTTTCGGAGCTTGATCCGGCAATTGGCCAGGTAGAAATTCTGCATGGCCCCAACCGTGCGGGGGATATACCTCACTCACTGGCCAATATCGACAAGGCCCGTAATCTGCTAGGATATAATCCCCAATTCTCCATGAAACAGGGATTGAAAGAGGCGGTGAAGTGGTATTGGAATAACTTGTAA